The genomic window CGCCTACGACCTGGAGCAGGCCCTGCCGCGCCACAGTTACCGGGCCTACCGGGCGCAGGGCTGGACGAGCACCTACCACGGCGACCTCACCTGGGTGCGCCGGACGCTGGGCGAGCAGTGCGGCAAGTGGCAGGGTTATACGCAGTACGGCCTCGCCACCGACGGCGAGCGCATGGGCCTGATTCTGGGCACGCCCGCGCGGGTGGACCTCACGCAGTCGCGGCGCTGGCTGAATGATTTTCTGGCCGCCACCAACAAGGCCCGCGCCCAGGGCCAGAAATGCGGCGGCAAACTGATGAACGCCGTCGGGCCGCTGAAATGGGACACCCGGCTCGAAGCGGCGGCGGCCAAGCACGCGACTGACATGGTGAAGCTGGATTTCCGGGGCCACACCAACCCCAAGGACGGCAGCGGCCCCCTGCAACGGGCGAGCGGCTACGGCTTTCGCGGCAGCGTGGGCGAGAATATCCAGTACGGCTCGATTACCGCCGGGGAAGCCGTCAAGAACCTGCTGACCAGCCCCGGCCACTGCGAGAACCTGATGCGCCCGGAGTGGAAACTGTTCGGCGCGGCGGTGAACAACGGCACGACCAAGACGCTCTTTGCGACGTACTGGGTGCAGGTGTTTGGAGCGGAGTAAGGAGCAGGCAACCCAAGTCCAACTGTGTCTCCTTTGCCCCGCCCTGACACGGCATCTGCCAGAGTGGGGCCATGCCTCAACCGGAAAGCCCCACCACTGAAAACCCCCGTTCCCAGGACCAACCGAACAAAGGAACCGACCTGGCCGAGCAGAGTCTGGAGCCGCCGCGCAACGCCCAGCTGGAGCAGGAGCCCTGCGCCGGGCCGCACTTTCGCCTGAGCGTGGCGGGCGGCAAGGTGCAGGACATCGAAGGCAAGGGAAGCGCGAGTGCCCCCGCCGAGGCGACCTTTACGACCCCCCGCGTGAAGCTCATCGAGGAAGCCAACCTCGCGATTCGCGGCGACCTGGAAAACTACCCGCGTGCCCTGGCCGCTTACGACGCGCTGCGCGGCGACCCCGAGGCGCTGGCGCACTGGGACATGGCGAACTACGTGACCATGCGCAAGCTCGGGTACAACGACCACGGGCGGGTCCACGCCTTCATCACCGGGGCGGCGAGCATGGCGATTACGGAGCTGCTGCTCGCGGCGGGGGTCAAGCCCGACCTCATCGAGAGCGGGGTGGGCGACGCCGACGACGTATTTCTGACCGTCATTCTGGGCACGATGCTGCACGACATCGGCAACCAGATTCACCGCACCGCGCACGAGCAGCATGGCGTGGCGCTGGCGCTGCCGATTCTGGACCGCATCCTGGGGCCGATCTACCCCGACCCCTTCAAGCGCACCAAGGTCCGCTCCTTCATCCTGGGGGCCATCAACTGCCACGACCTCAACCCGGCGCCGCTGACCATCGAAGGCGGCATCACAGCAGTCGCCGACGGCACCGACATCACCAAGGGGCGCGGGCGCAAGGCGTTTGCGCTCGGCAGCGTGGACATCCATTCCATCAGTGCGCTGGCGGTGGATCAGGTGGTCATCCGGCCCGGACGCGAGCGGCCCGTACGAATTGACGTGACCATGAACAACTCGGGCGGCATTTTTCAGGTCGAAGAAGTGCTCGCGCCCAAGGTGATTCGCACCCCGCTGCGGCCTTACGTGGAGCTGCGGGCAAGCATGCGAGCGCAGGGCGGCGAGGAACCGATTCTCTCACGGGTACGGCTCGAAGGCGACCAGTTCGTGATGGACCTCGAGAGCGGCGAGCAGGTGGAAGTCGAGGTCCACGACACCCAGCAACGGGTGGCCGAAGCGGTGGTCGCCAACCTCAACGTGGGGACCGAACGGACCTGAGCGGCGGCAGTCCCCGCGCCCGACTGCGTAGACCGCTGACGCTCAGCACGCAAAAGCCCGCTTACAATGCGCCGCGTGAGTGTGTCTGACCCTCTCCCCTTTTCTGCCCCGCTCGCTGCCGGCGGCGAAGCGCTAAGTACTAGTGCGCTGCCGGCGGGCGTGCGCGACGTGCTGCCCGCCGAGTGGGAACGGCGCGAGCACCTGCGTTCGCACCTCTCGGCGCTGCTGCGTTCCTGGGGCTACCGGGGCGTAGACCTGCCCGCGCTGGAACTCGCCGACCCGGCGCACCCGCAGGGCAACCACGCCTTCAAACTCATCGACTCGGGCGGGCAGGTGCTGGCGCTGCGCAGCGAGTACACGACGGCGCTCGGGCGGCTGGTGGGCACCCATTTTCCGTCCGGGCCCTTTCCCCTGCGGCTGCAATACGGCGGACGGCTGTGGCTGCGCACCCAGACCAGCGAGCTGGGACGCCTGCGCGAGTTCAATCAGGTGGGCGCCGAGCTGATCGGCGTGACCGGCGTGCAGGCTGATGCCGAGCTGCTCGCCCTCGCCCACGCCGCGCTGGGGCAGGCGGGCGTGCAGGCGCAACTCGAAGTCGGTTTTCCCGGCTTCGTGGACGCAGCCCTGACCGACGCCGGGCTGCCGGGGCCGGTGCGGGCCGCGTTGCACGACGCGATTGACCGCAAGAGCGGCGCCGACCTCGACCTGCTGGCGCGTCAGCATGGGGTGTCGCCGGAAGTGACGCGCACGCTGCACAGCCTGACCGAGCTCTACGGCGGCCCCGAGGTGCTGACCGAGGCGCGGGTCCTGGCGCGTGGCGTGCGGGCCGAGCAGGCGGTGGAGCACCTCAGCGCCGTACACGCGGCGGCGCAGGAAGCCGGGGTGGAGTTGCTGTTCGACCTCGGCGTCAGCCGTCGCTACGGGTACTACACCGGCCTGACCTTCCGCGCCTACGTGGACGGCATCAACCAGCCGGTGCTCGGCGGCGGACGCTACGCGCTGCCGGGGGGCCTGCCGGGCGCGGGCTTTGCCATCGGCCTGGAACGGCTGGCGGCAGTGATGCCCGCCGGAGTCCCGAGCGAACCCGAGACGGTGCTCGCGCTCGACTTCGCGGCGGCGACGGCGGCGCGGGCGGCGGGCCTAGGCGCCGAACTCGCCTGGACAGGCGACGAGGCCGAGCTGCGGCACTACGCCCAGGCACGCGGACTGCGGCGCTGGGTGCAGGGGGCCGAGCTGCGGGACGTGACTCCAGCCGACCTCAAGATTGCGACGGAGGTGAACGCATGACCGCACAGACGACCCCCGAACGTCGCCCCGATCACCTGACGCTCGCGCTGCCCAAAGGCCGCATCATGGACGACGCCATCGCGCTGCTCTCGCAAGCAGGGCTGCCGCTGACCCGCCCCGAAGCGAGCCGTGCCCTGCGCCACGAGTTTCCCGGCGTGACGGTGCTGGAGCTGCGGAATCAGGACGTGCCGGTGTACGTGGACCTCGGCGTGGCCGACGCGGGCATCGTCGGCAAGGACGTGCTGCTCGAAGCCGGGCGCCCGGTATACGAGCCGGTGGACCTGCACTTCGCCGAGTGCCGCCTGTCGCTGATTCGTGAAATCGGGGCCAGCGGGCCGATTGCCCGGGTGGGCACCAAGTACCCGCGCGCCGCCCGCGCCTATTTGCAGGAGCGCGGCATTCCCGCCGAGGTGGTCAAGCTCAGCGGCAACATCGAACTCGCCGCGCTGACCGGGCTAGCCGACGCCGTGATCGACCTCGTGCAGACTGGAAGCACCCTCCGCGCCAACCACCTCGAAGAAGTGGACGTGCTCTTTCACTCATCAGCCCGCCTGATCGTCAACCGCACCGCCCTCAAGCTGCGGCGCGAGCGACTGCGCCCGCTGATCGCCCGACTGCGCGAATTGACGGCGCCGGCAGGGGAAGAAAGTTAAGTAGGACGGGGGCAGTCATGGTGCTGCCCCTGATTCTTTAGCGCACGCTGACAGTCTCGTCGCGTAGCAGATAACTGCGGCCCTGGGCATCGCGCAATCCCACGACCACCTGCACGGCGCCGCGTTGCAGGCCACGGGCAGGGCCGGTCACGTCGGTGGTCAGGCAGCCTTTGCCGCAGCCCTGGGCCGCCGCGCGTCCGACAGCGGTGCTCCAGACGCCATCGCGGGTCACCACGTAGAGGTCAGTGACCTTCACGGCGGGAAGCTGCTGGGCACGCGGCGTTTGCAGAGTCAGGCGCACGCGGAACACGTCGCCGTCCACTCGGGGAGCGGCCTGGGCGGTCAGGGCGCGGCCTGTCATGTTCAGGGTGGTCGGTGCCCCGAGCAGTTGCCCCGTCGTGGGTGCGGTCTCCAGAGAGCCGCACGCCACCAGCAGCGCAGACAACAGAGGGAACAGACGCTTCATGAATCCATTATACGGCGCGGGTCTGACAAAAACCCGCCCCCCGGAAGGGGCGAGCCTTGAAGACAGGGAATTGTCAGGACTGCTGACCAGCCCAAGTGACCAGCCCGATTTACCAGCTCAGTTCCGGCGCGGTGACCACGCGGTCGGCGGGCGCGTCGGTGAAGAGGGTGTAGCTCAGGCGGTAGGTGCCGGTGTTTACGCGGCCCAGCACGATGGCTTCGCCGTCGGTGGAGGCGCCCACGGTGGTGCCGCCGCTCACGCTCAGGGCGCTGCGGACGCCGGGGTTGGTGCCCTGGGGCAGCGGGTCGATGATGCGCAGGTTATCGATGGTGCCGTTGACCGTCAGAACCATGCTCACGGTGTAGCCGTTGGCGTTGGCCTCGACCGTCTTGGTCAGCGCGGCCTGGGCGCCGTTTTCGACCACGCGGCTGGCGTTGGCTCCGCCGGGAGCGCGCACAGTCGCCTGACCGCTGGTGGTCAGGCCGGTGGGGTCGAGCACGGCCTGAGCCACGTCGCTGCGGCAGATGCGCACCGGGGCCTTGAGGCGCAGGGGCTGACCGCCGCCGAAATCACCCGAGAGTTGCAGCGGGTAATCGGTGCTCCAGCCGCTTGGCAGGTTCACGCGCACGTTGGCGGGGAGGCGGTAGGGGAAGTTGGTCTTCGCCACCACCGAGAGCTGAGACACGTCGCAGGCGGCGAGCAGGTCAGGCGCCACGCTCAGCGAGAGCGAGGTCAGCACGCGGTATTCGATGGTCACGCGCCCGGTCTGTCCGTCCACCACGTGGCCCGGCTGCGGCGTGGTGAAGGTGCTGTCGGGAATGGCGGTCGGCGTCACCGGGTAGTCGCCGGGGTTCAGCGGAATGGTGGTCGGCGTGTTGAGCGTCTGGCCGTTCACCTGGAAAGGAATGCCGTTGAGCGGAATGCGGCGGTCCCCGAAAATCGCGACCGCGTCCACCGCGAGGCCGCCTTCGGGCTGACGCGCCACGAAGCGGATGCGGGTGTCGCCGGGCTGGAACTGCACTTCGGTGGGGCTGGGCGTGGTGCCCTGGCCTTCGAGGATGGTCGAGCTGACCGGCACCCAGCCCTGCGGCAGCGTGGGACGCACGACATTGCCCTGCACGGTGAAGTTCGCGCCGGGAATCGGGGTGCCCTGCGGGTCCACCACGTCCACCGCGAGGCGCTGGAGGCGGGCCACGAAGCGAATGGTCGTGTCCTCGTTCGGCTGGTAGCGCACTTCGGTGGGCGAGCCGACGGTGCCGCGCCCTTCGAGCAGGTTCGCACTCACCGGCACGTAGCTGCCGGGCAGGCGGGGCGTGGCGACGCCGTTCTGCGCGGTGTAGTCGGCGCCCGCAATCGGACGGCCTTCGGTGTCCACCACCGTCACGGTCAGGCGCGGCTGGCGGGCCACGCAGCGGATGCGGGTATCACCCGGCTGGTAGCGCACTTCGGTAGGCGACACGACGGTGCCCTTGCCTTCCAGAATGGTGCAGCTCACCGGCACGTAGCCCTGCGGCAGCACCGGACGGGCGACGCCGCCCTCGGCCGTCGAGCTCGCGCCGGGAATCGGGTTGCCCTGCGGGTCCACCACGTCCACGAGCACGTTGGGGCGGCGGGCGACGAAACGCACGCGGTTGTTGCCGGGCTGGAAGCGGACTTCAGTGGGCGACACCACGTTGCCCTTGCCCTCGACGAGCGAGGAGCTGACGGGGGTGTAGCCTGCGGCAGCGAGGGCTTGACAGTGTTTTCCCCGACCAGCACGTAGCTCGACCCCGGAATGGGGTTGCCCTGGGTGTCCACCACGTCCACGACCAGCCGGGTGGCGATCAAGGTGTCCTTGGGCGTCTCGAAGCCGCCGACCCGGGCCTGGGTGGGCTGGTCGCCGATGCGGAAAGAGTAGCGAATCGCGTTGGAGTACTGCTTGGTGGTGGGCAGCACGCGGATGTAGACCTGCCACTCGCCCACCTGCTGCGGGGTGACGGTAAAGCGGTTGGTGGCCGACTTGCCGTTTTCCGAGGTGGTCAGGTTGGCGCGCACGTTGCCGGGCAGCACGATCCACGACTCGGCCTCCTGCGGGCCGTCGATGTCGTAGTTGATGACGCTGACCGTCTTGCCCACCCACTCGGCGGGAATGCTCAGGCGCGCGGCGAGCAGCGGGGCCTTTTCGGTATCGCGGGCGTTGACGCTGAAGTCGCTCGTTTCGAGCGCAAAGGGCGCCGACACCCGCAGAGCGAAGGAGTTCTTGCCGTTGCCCCGGCTCGTCACCTTGAGGGTGTAGGTGCCCGCCGGCAACCCGCCCGCAAAGAGGCTGTCCCAGGTGTGCTCGCGGTTGGTGCCGTACTGGCGGCTGACCACCGTGCCGCCGGGGCCGGTCAGGACGAAGCTCGTCTCGAAGGTCTTTTCCTTGCTGTAGATTTCGTCGCCGAAATAGTTGGGGCCGCGCTTGGAGCTGCCGGTGAAGTCGGCGTAGTCGGCGAGGTTGAGCGTGGGGCTGAACACTTCCAGGCCCAGCGGCTTGCCCGCGTTGGCCGGGGTTACCACGATGTTGTACGACTCCTGCGCCTGCGGCCAGGTCTGCCCCACCGACACCAGCGGCAGAATGCCCCCGGTGGTGCTCTGCCCGGCGGGCTGGGTGGCGGACTGCGGCTGGGCCAGGGCGGCGCCCCCCGAGAGCAGCGCGAGCAGCAGCGTGGCGCGGGACAGAACGTGGCGGTTGTGGGCCTGACGGGACCGGGCCTGATGGGAGCGGGAAGAAGGCAAGGTGTTCACTGCCAAAAATCATACACTGCACACTTGCCGTCGCCGGGACGAACACCCTGTGGCGGCTGTCATCAAAGCTTTTTGTCGGCACACTGTTTTTTGCGTTTTTGCGGATTTAACGCGCAGCCAGCCCCGCCAGCAGTGCAACCACCAAAGTCACCAGCACGGCGCCCAGGCCCATGCCGATGCTGCTCGCGGCCCCGGTAATGCTGCCTTCCTCGCGGGCGCGGGCGGTGCCGACCCCGTGCGCCACGCTGCCGATGGCGATGCCGCGCGCCAGCGGGTGCCGGACCCCCAGCCGGGTCAGCAGCGGCGGCAAAATCAGCGCGCCGACCAGACCCGACAGCACCGCCAGGGTGGCGGCGAGTTCGGCGGGGGCGCCGGTGAACTGCGCGAGCTGCACGGTCACCGGGCTGGTGGCCGTGGCGGTCATCAGTGAGCGCTCGGCGGCGTGGCCGAGGTGCAGGGCGCGGGCGAGCAGCGTGTCGGTGCCCATGCCTACCGCCGTGCCGAGCATTCCTCCCACCAGCAGCGCCTGCCACTGCCGGGCAAGCAGCGCCCGCTGCTGGTAGAGCGGCACCGCGAGCGCGACCACCGCCGGGGCGAGCAGCTCGGTCAGCGGCTGCACYTGCGCGTGGTAGTACGGGTAGGCCGTGCGCGAGAGCAGCAGCGCCGCCAGCACCACCAGCGTGGCGACCAGGGTCGGGTTGGCAAGCGGCGAGCGCACCCGCAGTTGCAGCAGCATCCCGGCGACAAAAGCGAGCAGCGTGAGCGGCAGCCAGATCATGCCTGTTCCTCCTCTCGCTGGCCTTGCGCCGGGAGAGGCCGCAGTAACCTGTTGGCGAGCAGCCCCGCCGTCCCCGCGCCGAGCAGCAGCCCCGCCGTCATCACCAGCAGCCACAGGCCCCAGGCCGCGCCCGCCGAGAAGTAGTTGATGACGCCCACCGTGGCCGGCACGAACAGCAGCCCCAGGATGCTCAGCAGGCTGTCGGCCGCCCCCTGCAGCCAGTGCAGCCGCACCGCGCCCACGCCCAGCGCGAGCCACAGCAGCAGCATGCCCGCCACCGGCCCCGGCAGCGGCAGATGCAGGGCGCGGGTCAGCGCCTCACCCAGCGCCGCAAAACTCCACAGGAGGGCCAGCCCCAGCACGAAACGCACCGGCGCCGGGAGGGCCGCCGTGACACTTCCTCCCGGACGGTCAGCAGGCGAGCGCGGCGCCGACACTCAGTTCGCCTCCGCCGCGCCGCTCAGCCGCTCCAACATGCCGCGCACCACCTGTTTGGCGTGCCGGGCGACCAATGGCATGAAGGTGCGATAGTCCACCTGCGCGTCGTGGTCGGCGGTGTCGCTCACCGAGCGGATGACGACAAACGGCACTCCCGCCTTGGCACACACCTGCGCGACGGCGGCCCCTTCCATCTCGGCGCAGGCGGCCCCGAAGTTTTTCCACAGCCGGCCCACGCCTTCGCGCGAGGCGATGAACTGATCGCCACTGGCGACCCGGCCCTCGATCACCCGCACGCCGCCCACGTCGCCCGCCGCCGCCACAGCCAGCGCCCGCAGCCGGGCGTCGGCGGTCCAGGTGGCGGGCTCGCCGGGCAGGGTGCCGAGGTCGTAACCCAGTGCCGTCACGTCCACATCGTGCTGCACGAGGTCGGTGCTCACCACGATGTCGCCCACCCGCAGGTCGGGGTGTACGCCGCCCGCCACGCCGGTAAAAATCACGCTCGTCGCGCCCTGGCCCAGCAGGTGCGCGGTGGTCAGCGCGGCGTTGACCTTGCCAATGCCGCCGCGCGTGAGCAGCACCGGCACCCCGTCGAGCACGCCCCGGTGCAGCGTCGCGCCGGGCAGGGTCAGGTCCTCGCGGCCCTGCAATTCGCCCAGCAACAATTCGATTTCTTCGTCCATCGCGCCGATAATCGCCAGCATGGAGCCGAGCATAGCCCGCCCCGGGCGCCGCGTGGGGCTATGCTCACGGCATGACCATTCCGGACAGCACCCCCAGCGACTTTTCCCACGAGTTTTTCGGCTCGCTCGACCCGCAGGCCCTCGCGCACCCTGACTCGATCAAGTGGCAGCACTACGGCGAGGGCGTGATTCCCATGTGGATTGCCGACATGGATTTTCCGGTGGCCCCGCCGATTCTGCGCGCGTTGGAAGACCGGCTGACGCGCGGCCTGGGTTACCCGCTCGGGCGCGACGACCGGCTGATCGCGGACCTGCAGACCAAATGGGCGAGCCAGGGCCTGACCGACGTGCCGGCCGACGGCATCCACTTCACGCCCAGCGTGGTGCCGGGGCTGTACGCGGGCGTGCACGGCCTGACCGAGCCCGGCGACCGGGTGGTCACCATGACGCCCATCTACCACCCCTTCCACCTCGCCATCAACGACCTGGGCCGCGAGGTGGCCGCCGCGCCGCTGCGCGAGGGCGACACCCGCTGGGAGATCGACTGGGACGCGCTGGAACGGGCCGCCGAGGGCGCCAGGCTGCTGATGCTCTGCCACCCCCACAATCCCTGCGGGCGGGTGTGGGACGCAGACGAACTGGCGCGGCTGCGCGAGCTGGTGCTGGCCCACGACCTGTACGTGATTTCCGACGAGCTGCACGCCGACCTGCGCTTTACCGATGCCCCTTTCGAGGCCTTCGCCGCCGACCCGCGCGTGCGTGACCGGACGCTGACCGTGACCGGCCCCTGCAAGGCGTTCAACACGGCGGGCCTGGGCATCGGCGTGATGGTCACCCATGACCCCGAACTGCTCGCGCGGGTGCAGCGCCGGGTGGCGGGCCTGGGCGGGCATCCTTCGGCGCTGAGCTTCACGATGTGGCGCGTGGCACTCGAAGACGGCGGCCC from Deinococcus radiodurans R1 = ATCC 13939 = DSM 20539 includes these protein-coding regions:
- a CDS encoding CAP domain-containing protein, giving the protein MKPAPFALALSLGCLLSAFAPAAAPAHSDQLNKAVQAALGKCGVSPKLSGDLSEAAADLMAAYDLEQALPRHSYRAYRAQGWTSTYHGDLTWVRRTLGEQCGKWQGYTQYGLATDGERMGLILGTPARVDLTQSRRWLNDFLAATNKARAQGQKCGGKLMNAVGPLKWDTRLEAAAAKHATDMVKLDFRGHTNPKDGSGPLQRASGYGFRGSVGENIQYGSITAGEAVKNLLTSPGHCENLMRPEWKLFGAAVNNGTTKTLFATYWVQVFGAE
- a CDS encoding phosphohydrolase, with product MPQPESPTTENPRSQDQPNKGTDLAEQSLEPPRNAQLEQEPCAGPHFRLSVAGGKVQDIEGKGSASAPAEATFTTPRVKLIEEANLAIRGDLENYPRALAAYDALRGDPEALAHWDMANYVTMRKLGYNDHGRVHAFITGAASMAITELLLAAGVKPDLIESGVGDADDVFLTVILGTMLHDIGNQIHRTAHEQHGVALALPILDRILGPIYPDPFKRTKVRSFILGAINCHDLNPAPLTIEGGITAVADGTDITKGRGRKAFALGSVDIHSISALAVDQVVIRPGRERPVRIDVTMNNSGGIFQVEEVLAPKVIRTPLRPYVELRASMRAQGGEEPILSRVRLEGDQFVMDLESGEQVEVEVHDTQQRVAEAVVANLNVGTERT
- a CDS encoding ATP phosphoribosyltransferase regulatory subunit, which codes for MRRVSVSDPLPFSAPLAAGGEALSTSALPAGVRDVLPAEWERREHLRSHLSALLRSWGYRGVDLPALELADPAHPQGNHAFKLIDSGGQVLALRSEYTTALGRLVGTHFPSGPFPLRLQYGGRLWLRTQTSELGRLREFNQVGAELIGVTGVQADAELLALAHAALGQAGVQAQLEVGFPGFVDAALTDAGLPGPVRAALHDAIDRKSGADLDLLARQHGVSPEVTRTLHSLTELYGGPEVLTEARVLARGVRAEQAVEHLSAVHAAAQEAGVELLFDLGVSRRYGYYTGLTFRAYVDGINQPVLGGGRYALPGGLPGAGFAIGLERLAAVMPAGVPSEPETVLALDFAAATAARAAGLGAELAWTGDEAELRHYAQARGLRRWVQGAELRDVTPADLKIATEVNA
- the hisG gene encoding ATP phosphoribosyltransferase, which gives rise to MTAQTTPERRPDHLTLALPKGRIMDDAIALLSQAGLPLTRPEASRALRHEFPGVTVLELRNQDVPVYVDLGVADAGIVGKDVLLEAGRPVYEPVDLHFAECRLSLIREIGASGPIARVGTKYPRAARAYLQERGIPAEVVKLSGNIELAALTGLADAVIDLVQTGSTLRANHLEEVDVLFHSSARLIVNRTALKLRRERLRPLIARLRELTAPAGEES
- a CDS encoding LrgB family protein — translated: MIWLPLTLLAFVAGMLLQLRVRSPLANPTLVATLVVLAALLLSRTAYPYYHAQVQPLTELLAPAVVALAVPLYQQRALLARQWQALLVGGMLGTAVGMGTDTLLARALHLGHAAERSLMTATATSPVTVQLAQFTGAPAELAATLAVLSGLVGALILPPLLTRLGVRHPLARGIAIGSVAHGVGTARAREEGSITGAASSIGMGLGAVLVTLVVALLAGLAAR
- a CDS encoding CidA/LrgA family protein codes for the protein MSAPRSPADRPGGSVTAALPAPVRFVLGLALLWSFAALGEALTRALHLPLPGPVAGMLLLWLALGVGAVRLHWLQGAADSLLSILGLLFVPATVGVINYFSAGAAWGLWLLVMTAGLLLGAGTAGLLANRLLRPLPAQGQREEEQA
- a CDS encoding 5'-methylthioadenosine/adenosylhomocysteine nucleosidase; the encoded protein is MLAIIGAMDEEIELLLGELQGREDLTLPGATLHRGVLDGVPVLLTRGGIGKVNAALTTAHLLGQGATSVIFTGVAGGVHPDLRVGDIVVSTDLVQHDVDVTALGYDLGTLPGEPATWTADARLRALAVAAAGDVGGVRVIEGRVASGDQFIASREGVGRLWKNFGAACAEMEGAAVAQVCAKAGVPFVVIRSVSDTADHDAQVDYRTFMPLVARHAKQVVRGMLERLSGAAEAN
- a CDS encoding MalY/PatB family protein; the encoded protein is MTIPDSTPSDFSHEFFGSLDPQALAHPDSIKWQHYGEGVIPMWIADMDFPVAPPILRALEDRLTRGLGYPLGRDDRLIADLQTKWASQGLTDVPADGIHFTPSVVPGLYAGVHGLTEPGDRVVTMTPIYHPFHLAINDLGREVAAAPLREGDTRWEIDWDALERAAEGARLLMLCHPHNPCGRVWDADELARLRELVLAHDLYVISDELHADLRFTDAPFEAFAADPRVRDRTLTVTGPCKAFNTAGLGIGVMVTHDPELLARVQRRVAGLGGHPSALSFTMWRVALEDGGPWLARTVEYLRGNRDFMTAFLRERLPWVRFTVPEATYLAWLDLREHPEAGRIQEFLLEEAKVAVHNGPTFAPGEQGAAYQGFIRVNFATSRAILTEALERMARALDTRQG